The sequence TTTGAACCGCTTCGGGAAAGAATTTTTCCATCAATTCAATCCCCTCTAAATTAGCCGGATTATGAAGTGGGGCTAAAGGAATAAGCTGGCGAATGTGCGCTTTGACCTCTGCATTGACGCGAACAGGCTGTTGAAAAAGAGCTCCACCATGAACAACGCGATGTCCAATTCTTTCAATTTCCGAAAGCCCTTCTATGACTTGAGTAGGCCCGCTCCACAAACTTTTTATTAAACATCGAAGGCCTTCTTGTAAATCCTTGGCTTCTAATGACCGCGTAATCTTTTCTTCCTTTTGTCTTTGAATAGAAAAAAAACGGGATTTTTGTCCCCTCCCCCAATCTAAGCTTCCTTTCCATAAGGGATCGGCAAGTTCTTCGCCCTTTAAGTCAAACAAAGATAACTTATGTGAGCTAGAGCCTACATTGACGACTAAAATTTTCATGTGTTTGTCTCAATCGAATATTTAAAAACTTTATTCGGTTTACTACATCGGCTTTTTATTGTTTAGCATTTTAGCTCTCCGCTGAAATGATTAGACTCTACCCTAATTTTTGCTTTCCAATGGCTAGTTCGTCCACCCCTCAAATCTGGGTCATTAGCGGTTTTAATACACCCTCTTACGTTAGGCCTTTTCTTTTAATTGCAAGATTTAAATCTCAAACAGTTAATTACAACCACCAAAATAATTATTAAAACATTTAATACCATTGTTTTTTTAACAAAATAAAAATTATAATTAATATTAACAATGTTTGTCTTTTTATTATTAGGAGGAGAATAATGCATAATATCCATCCTCACTCTCCTTCCCCTTCTTTGCTTACTCAGGAAGAAGCCAAAGCTCTAGCCGAGGCGAAAATTAGCGTTAAAGCTGAAGAAGGTCAAAAAATTGGAATTATTACGACAGCAAGCGGACGTTCCTTTTCTGTTAAGTTAGTTAGCCGTGATGGTTCTTTTTTGAATCAGACCACTTTAGAGCAAATGGCTGGAAAGGTGGCTTATATGCTTTTGCAAAACGGCTTATTAACCGATCAATTTCAGGGGGCCCGTATCAATCAAGAAGGAATTGCCTTAAAGAAGCATCAAGAAGGAAATAAGGCTCCTGAAGGAAACAAAACGCCAGAAAAGTCTTCCTCTAAGGAAGATATTCTTTATGATAATCCGATCAAGCATACGGAAGCTTCTTTAAAAGCTTATCAAGCTTTGACCACATTTGCTAGAGAACGCCTTACAAAATCCGAAGAATCAAATAGAGATACGAAGCCTTCGGATTTAGGCTCCCAAGCTCCCCTTCCGCTTAAAACCCCACAGTCTGACTTGCAAAATCCAAAGGCGCCTTTGTCTGGAACAGAAAAAGCTCCCTCTCCCCTTGCTTCTGAAGAGACGGAAAAAGCTTCTCAAAGGCCACAAACCATTGAAACGCCTCCTACCGAATTGCCCAAAGAGAAAAAGGAAGCCTTGCTTTCTAAAGAGGACAAGGACATCTATCGCAATAAGATTGATCAATTAATGGAAAAATCCCTTGAACTTGCAACAGGAAACAAGCAGACCTCTCACAAACTGACCCTGCGGGATGGCGAGCTTCAAATCGCAGAAAGACGACTCGGTGTAAAGGGCCGTCAAGGAACGAGCAAACAGGCCCGGCAGACAGCAAAAGAAACGATAGCTTTGTTAAAGATAGGCCTAGAAAACAACTTATTTAATCAGAATGACGTCAAAAAATTAGAAAATTTAAAAGAAAATTTAGCTAAGCAGCTTGAAGCGACTCTTAATAAGCAGCCTGAATTACAAGAGGAATTTGATCAGGTTTTCGCTAATATAGATCAGCAAAAGGCCAATTTTCCCAAAGTTGAGACTTTTGCCGATAAAATAAAAGCGCTTCAACTACAAGCCGTGAAGGAAAGCAAGGAGGATCCCAAAGCCGGCTTAAAAGCCATTTTTAATTTTTTATTACAGCCCGAACAAAAAGAATTCCGCCAGCTCTTTGCTGCTGCAGGCCGTTCCATGTCCTTCATTAAGGAAGATAAAGACAATGTCGCCCTCCTAATTGATATCATGAAAGCGAAACTGGACGAGCATGTAAAAAAAAGAGAGGCGCACGAGCCGGGCAATCCCTATGACCTAAAGCCGGATGTCATTGCCGAAAAAGAGGTGATTTTTACCTTGGCACGGGAACTTGTTGAACGTGGGATGATTAATCCAGAGGATGTAAAAGATCTCGTTAAAATAGGAAAAGAAGATAAAAAATTTACCATCAAAGACTTAGCTTCAAATTTAGATCACGCTAAGCCAGCCGCTAATCCCCAAGCAGCAAACATTGTTGCCAATTTAAAAGTGCAAGATTCCCAAGTCTCTATAAGGGAAGAGTTGCATAAGATAGCCAAAGGCAACGGAACCAAAGGATTTATGGAAAATTTCGCTAGCGATCTAAGCCGGCTATCGGCCATTGGCATAAAAAACATTCACTCTTCAGAGCTAAACAACCAGGCTTGGTCTAAAAAAGACAAAAGAGAGGAAACAAGTCCTAATGTCGTTTTCTCCACTCGGTTAACGAATCAAATTTCTGATATGCTTTCAACAAGCCTTGTTCTGAATGGTAGCTTGTCTCCTAAAGATCGCACGCGCCTTTATGAATTTTATGTTAAAACGGCCTATTATTTAGCCAACGAACATGTCCCTCGTGATTATAATACAGTCCAGAGCATTCTGGCAGCGATTGAAAATTCTTCCGTTTATAATTTGAGAAAACAAGACGAGGAAGTAGACGGAATCAAGCTATCCAAAAAAACAACAGAGCAATTAGAGGAGTTGAGATTTATATTTAATTCCTCCGGTTCATATAAAAATCAAAGAATAAGGTATCGCCAGGCCCAAGAAAGCGGAACCCCCTATATTCCTTATTTAGGTACGATGCTGACGGATATGACATTTATCTTGGACGGTAATAAAGAAAAATTTGCAGAAAATACTCTACCCCAACAGGCTCAGGGACACGATATTTTAAATTTAGGAGCCCTTAAGCTTGCGGGGGGTGTCCATAGGGACTTAGAGCTAGCCCAGCAAATGATTGAAATTTCCAAACCTCCCCATAATATGAGCTCTCAACCTTCCTATGAGCCTCTCCACTACGATTTGCAGGGTCAATTATTGCAAATAGATTTCCCTAATGCGGATGAAATATTGGGAGAGCGAAGAAAAGAACTTAGAAAGAAAAAAGCCTGAGGGCATCTCAGCATTCGTAATTTCTCACTAGAAAGCTGTATGCCTGCCTCTCTTTATTGAAGGCCGATTGAGTCTAAAAATTGATTTCTTGCAAGCCGCGTTCTTAAAAGCCGCGCTAAAACCCATCATATAGGAGGCTATTTTCCCTAAAGGCCAACGTAGCAGGCAATATTGAGTGAATATAGCCCGCCCTATTACATCGGTTCTTAGGGAAAAGCCCTCGAAGCTAGGTCATTAGCAATTTTAGAACAACCTCTTAGGTCAAATTATATTCTTGCAGTTTGCTGCGTAGCTCCTTGAGGCTGATTCCCAATGTTTCAGCCGCTTTTGTGCGGTTCTGATGCATCTGCAAAGTCTCGACAATGAGCTGTTTTTCCAGCTCTTGAATCGTTTTGCCTGCTATCATATTGACTCCCGCCTCTTCTAGATAGAGGTGATCGCCTTGAATCACTTTTCCCGGATCCATCACGATCGAACGCTCGATGACATTGGCAAGCTCGCGCACATTACCCGGCCATCGATACTGGAGCAGCTTATTTTGCGCTTCCGTGCTGAGTCTTTTTCTTTCCAAGTGGTTTTCCCGGCACATCCGTTCCATGAAGTGTTCAGCTAAGGGGATAATGTCTTCCCGCCGCTCTCGCAAAGGGGGCAGATAGATGGGAACGACATTTAAGCGATAATAAAGATCTTCGCGCAAGACTTTACTGGCGATCGCCTCCTTCATGTCGCGGTTGGAGGTGGAAATCAAGCGGACATCTACTTTAATCGGTTTGGAACCGCCTACGCGCTCAAACTCTTGCTCTTGGGTGACGCGTAGCAGCTTGGCTTGCAGCACGAGAGGGATTTCCGTAATTTCATCTAGAAGAAGAGATCCTCCATTAGCAAGCTCGAAGCGTCCTAGCCGCTTTGTCGAAGCGCCTGTAAAAGCCCCTTTTTCGTGACCAAAGAATTCCGATTCGACCAAGGTTTCGGGAACGGCAGCGCAATTGACTTTGATAAAGGGTTGATTGGCCCTCGGTGAGCTATAGTGAATGACATGGGCAATGACTTCCTTTCCCGTTCCCGTTTCTCCATTAATAAACACATTAGCGTTGCTTTTGGCAATTCGTTCGATATCTTTTAGGACTTGCTTCATTGCTGGACTTTCGGCAATGACTTCCCGCGCATAGCGATTTCCCGCAACTTGTTCGCGCAAGTAGTCGTTTTCTTCGACTAAGGCAACATGCTGATTAGCCTTTTCAATATTAGCTAGGAGGCTTTCAAGGGAAAAAGGCTTAATCAAATAATGAAAAGCTCCCGCTTTCATTGCTTCAACGGCATTCTCGATTGTACCAAAGGCAGTAATAACAATGACGAGCGTGCGAGGAGATAGCTCCTTGACTTTGCGTAAGACATCCATGCCGGACAGACCCGGCATTTTCATATCTGTAATGACCATGTCAAAAGCTTGATCTTGTAAAAGCTTGACAGCCTTTTCTCCATTTTCAGCAGCAACAGCCTCAATATTTTTCCGCTTAAGGGCTTCGACCAGGAAATTTCTCATTAACAGCTCATCATCAACCACGAGGATTTTTTCAATAGACATAGTGCCTCACTCTACTGCTTTTAAGGGAAGTTTAATCATAAAGGTTGTGCCTTTGCCAATTTCTGATTGGACTTCAATCCATCCCTGATGGGCTTGAATGACTTTATGGACTTCGGCCAGTCCTAGTCCGGTCCCTCCTTCTTTAGTTGTAAAAAAAGGAGAAAAAATTTTAGGAAGGTCATCTTTTGGAATGCCAATTCCTGTGTCTTGGATCAAAATTAAGCCATAATCCTTCTCTTGATCGACCGTGACAGATAGCTTTCCCCCTTCCGGCATAGCTTGAATGGCATTAACAAATAGGTTTAAAAGCGCCGATTTAAAGAGGTCCGGATCGATAGGAAGAACTAAATGGGGAACTTTTTTGTTAAACTCAAAGAATAAACGCTCATTCCACGCTTGATCGGCCTGTAAAAGCGGACGCATTTCTTCAAGATATCCAATGATATCTATCAACTCGAAATGGGGATGAAAAGGACGGGTATAATTAAGAATGTTTGAAACAAAATGATTGAGGCTGTCTGTGCCTTCCATAATATAAGTGGCCATCTGCTGTAAATCCGGACGATCTCTTAAATCTTGGTGCAGCAAAGTCGCAAACCCTTTTATTCCTCCTAGCGGATTGCGGATTTCATGAGCCAAATGTGCGGCCATTTCTCCCAATTCCTTTAAACGATCATGGCGATTGGCAATTTGCTGAAGACGGCGCACCTCTGTAATGTTGCGGATCAAGACAAGCAATCCTTGTATAGGAGACTCGGTCGGTTGACGGTAGTCTAAAGGATAAGACTGGCTTCCCAGCGCCACAAAAGTCGCTTCGACTTCCAATTCTTTTTTTTCCCCCTCCTTAGTTGTCCAAGAGACAAAAGAGACCTTGGGGCAGAAATTAGAATGAAGGGCTTCTTTTAATGAAAATCCCAAAAAGGGATCGCTGAAAAAATCGCAAAAGGGATGGAAGAGCAGCTCTTTTCGCGGAATCCCCAGCAACGATTCTGCTGCCGCATTATAAGTCGTCACCACGCCATTGGCATCTATAAATAAAATTCCCTGTGAAATATGTTGTAAGATCGCTTCCAAGTAATGCGTGACAAAGTCCAGCTCGGCCAATTTTCCCGCCAAACGCATATGCGATTCTTGCAGACTGCGCTGGATGCCCTTAAATTGTTCCTGCAAGCTGCCATAAGCAAGCTCTAAGCGTTCGGTTTCTAATGAAAATTGCTTAAAGGCCTGCGTCAGCACAATCCCTTGTTCGCTGCCTTCTTCTGGTCTGAGAGTTTGAGAATTAGTCATAGCTTTTAAAGAGAGTTCATACTATTTTTATTTTACTTGAAAGTTGAGAATAAAATAAACATTCGAAAAAAATCAGGAAAAAATTCAATATTCATTGCAAAAAAATCGATTCTTTTGTCATAATTCGCACTTGCGATCAATTAAATCATCGATCGCACTCGAAATCGTTAGGAGATAAAATGGCTCGTTATACAGGTAATAAAAATCGCATTGCCCGCCGATATGGTGTAAATATATTTGGGCGTGCGCGAAATCCTCTACTGCATAAGCCAAATCCACCAGGTGTGCATGGTGCTCGTCGACGTAAGAAGTCTGACTATGGCCTTCAGCTAGAAGAAAAACAAAAGCTTAAAGCAATCTATGGAATGCTAAGCGAAAAGCAGCTAGTTGCTTATTATAAAAAAGCACTTCGCTTAGAAGGCAATACAGCTAATCACTTTGTTGAAATGCTCGAATGCCGTTTAGATAACATCGTTTATCGTTTAAAGTTTGCTAGCACAATCTTTGCTGCTCAGCAGCTCGTTTCTCATGGACATATCCTCGTCGATGGCCAAAAAGTCGATCGCCGTTCTTTCCAAGTGAAGCCTGGTATGGTGATTTCTATTAAAGAGAAATCTCGCAAGATTAAAATTATTGGCGAATCGATGGACAGTCCTTCTCGCTCCGTTCCTGAATATTTATCTTTCGATAAAGATCATTTTTCTGGACAACTTTTAGCGAGACCAATGTTCGAGCAGATGCCTTGGCCGATTGAAATTAGTCTTCCTGTTGTTTGCGATTTCTTGGCTCATACGACCTAAGAAATGATTTAAACAACCCATCATCTCCTTTGTTTTAAGGCGATTGCTTTCGAGCAATCGTCTTTTATTTCTTCTTGATTGAGGCTATTTGATTTAATCATTAATTAAATGGACGCAATCTAACTCTCTAAGCTGCATTCACACGTGAAGACGATTCCTAAAAAAATTTTCATTTTTCTAATTAAAATTTACCAGCTTACAATTAGCCCCTTACTAGGACTCACTTGCCGTTTCTATCCATCCTGTTCCCATTACATGATCGAAGCCTTGCAAAAACATGGAATTTTTAAAGGAGCTTGGTTAGGTTTAAAGCGGATTGCCCGTTGCCATCCATGGAATCCTGGCGGACACGATCCCGTGCCTTGACAATTCGGATTTTGATAAGCGCATATCGTCGAATTTCTAATCGCCTAGATTCGAATTCTTTTCCCTAAGAGGAAAATAATCTCAAATATAGGTTATTATGGATTTTAACATCTCCTCTTAGCACGTCAAGAGCCAAAAATAAATAAAGATTTTCGACATAGGCTTGCGAAGCTTTTTTGGCGATAAGAAACGCGAATTGTTTGAGATGAGCTTTAACAATGAACAAAGAGAAAAATCCCTTGATTTACGCTTCCGCTCCACTCATTAGTGTGGTTATTCCCGCTTATAATCAAGCTCCCTTTTTACCTGCCGCACTCGATAGCGTCCTCGCTCAAACCTACACTTTGCTGGATGTCATTGTGATTGATGACGGCTCAACAGATGAAACCGCAGCTATTTGCCAACAATTCTCTAGAAAGGATCCCCGTATTCGCTGGTTAGCGCAGCCCAACCAAGGCCCCTCAGCTGCTCGCAACCGAGGCATAGCCCTTGCCAAAGGAGAATATATCTGCTTATTGGATGGAGACGATGTGATGGATTCCCGGCGGATCGCTTATCAATATGCAGTTTTTAAAGACAATCCGCAAGTAGATATCGTCTTCACAGCCTTGCGCATCATCGATATCGACGGACACTTTTTAGGAGAAATGCATAGCTTGGATTATCCACCCGAAAATTTTCTAGCTCACATGTTTTTTCGAAATGCTATTCCAGGGCCTAGCACCATTATGGCCAAACGGGCCTGCTTGATCACCCATCCTTACCATGAACAATTCAAACATGCTGAGGATTATGAATTGATGATGCGCTTGGCCCACCTCTACCGCTTTAAATATTTAGATATTCCTTTAACCAGCTATCGTCGGCATAAAGAGAATTTATCCAACGATTTAGCGGCTCATCGCCAAGCAGAATTGAAGGTCTTGCGGCAATACTCCCCTTCACATATTGATGCGGTCATTGAACGTGCAAATCTAAGTCCGCCAGAGAAAAAGTTGCTCAAAGGGAAAATTTTTTTTAATCGCGAGAATTTCAAAGAATCCTTAGAAATCTTTCAAAGCTTAGATATTCCCCTTGCCCATTTCTACGCTGGCAATTGCTACATTAAACTCAATCAATTCGACCAAGCTTTACGTGAGTATGTCTTTTCTCTCCAACAAGATCCTTCTAATGCCGCTTGTCAAAATAATTTAGGGGTAGTCTACGCTTACCAAAGCGATAACGAGCTGGCTAAAGCCTCTTTTGAAAAAGCTCTGAACTTAAAACCCGGCTATCTGGATGCTCAGCATAACCTTTCCCATTCATCCAGCCCACCTTCTTTACGCTTTACTTGGCGAGAGCTGCGCCAAGATCTTCTCCCTTATCAACCTTGATAACACAAATACAGACCAAGCCTCTCGCCGCATTCCCCATAGATTCATTTCTTAGGGATTGTAGATTCGACGACTGTTTATCATAACCGGTGTTTGAATTTTTTTTCCCTTTGGACTGACATAAAAGCTCTTGCCATTTTTTCATTTCCAAGGCTTTGACGCAGTCAAAAAAGCAAAAAAACTCAGGTTAATAGGTCATTCCTCTATTAAAATGACTAGTTATTTTTTTAAATTATTTTACAATTCCCATTTGATATAGGTTTTACTCAAACAATTTTAATTTAAAATGAAAATTTACAATAATAAATAAAACCAGCACATTTAAATATAAAAAATTAATTGGAAATTTAATCTATTAATTTTATGATAAAATTTAAATAAATAATGTGGAAAAGCCGGAACTTACTTTTTTTAATTCTTGCGTGCTTTTTGCCAGATATCTATCTAAATTTTAATTAATTCCTTTATTATAAGGCGGAAATGGAAAAAAAAGGATGAGCAAAGGACAAAAAATGACAGCTAATCCTTTAATCGCTATTATTCAAGCATTATTTATCTCGCCATTTCGTCTGACAAACCAAAGTCGTGTATATGTATATGTTTATTTTCGTATTTGCTTGCTCTTTATGTTGTATGCTAGAAGCGACAAACAATAAAGATGAACCTCTTTCCAATCAGGTGTGGTCCCAATTTGGCCCTCTTCGGCATGCTTATGTGGCAGGACGCAAAGAAAAGCCGCAAGAAGTATTTAATATTTTAAGATCATACGTCAGTTTGGATGCCCGAATTTTGGACTTAGGGGCAGGAACTGGAATTTCAACCAGGCAATTATTCAAGAATGGATTTAAGCATGTCATTGGCGTAGATCGCGACTTTTTAATGTTAGAAGAAGCGCGAGCGGCCAATACGAAGCCTTTTTCCATCAAATATCTTCAAGGAGATGTGGGCCAGGGGCTTCCCTTTCCCGATGCAGAATTTGATGTCGTTACCGCTTTTTCCGCTTTTCATTGGTTTGCCAACCCCTCCTCCATTCATGAAGTCAAGCGTCTTTTAAAACCCGGCGGCTATTATTTTATCGTTGGAGCAAATAGATATTCAAAAGAACAAAAGCCCGACAATCCACTAAGTTCTGGAATCAAAAAAATTATCGAAGAGGCTATTGGGCAAAAATTACCTAAAAAGAACGTCGATTCTTTACAAGATTTAGAAAGTCAGGGATTTAAAATTATCCTTAATGCCCGCATTCCCTATATCCACCAATATACGAAAGAAGAATATCTCGAATCCATTCAATCTCATAGCTATTGGAATTTTATCCGCAATGTCCCTCCTCAGGTACAGCAAAAAGTGCTGAGAAAGATCGAACGATTTGTCAATAGCTTTGTAGATGAAAACGGCCATATTCAGCAAGAGGGAATAGTTGTCGTTATTCTAGCCCAAAGCCCGGAATCATCCGATTAATTTAAAAAAATGAATAGCCATCGGTAGTTTTAGGACGGCTTCTTAGCTTAAGGAATTTTTAGAACCATTCCAGGTTTAATGGCGTCAGATTGAAGCTGATTGCCCTCCTTTAAAGCGTTCACGTCCACTTTAAACTTTTGGGAAATTTTCCAAAGAGAATCGCCTTTTTGAACTGTATAAGTACGAGTAGAGGAGATCGGCTGAGGAGGAGGGGCGGCTTTTTTAGCCGTGCGGGGCTTATTTGCCAACGGATCGTTTGAAAGGGCATCTTTAGCGGCAAGAGTTTTAGGTAAACTTATGGGGGCCTTCTCATTTATAGGTAAGGGACGCATAGGTGAAAGAGTTAGGGCAGGTGGCGGAGCAGTTAAAGGTAAAGAGGGAGAAGGAGATAATTTGACTTCGGACAACTTTTCGGGAGAAAAGCGTGCCAAAGCCATCTGGTAGTTCCATTCCTTGGGGGTTTGTTCGCCAGCAAATTCATATAGGCGCAAAGACGCTTGGCGCCAAACGCCTGTACTGCGCGGACTTATCAGCATTTCTTTAGCAAAGCGCTCGCTCTCAGGCGTTTTATCTAACAGCTGTAAAATGGCAGTGGCTTGGTTATCATCCAATTTCTTTACAGCAAAGTCCCAGTCAGACTTAATCATCCATTCGGCTGCCGATTTGGCCCCCTCTTTAATATAATCTAACAAAAATTTTTGTCTTCTGGCATCTGAAAGGTCGTGAAGCTGACGCTGTTGATCGGCAAATTGTTTTAACAGATCCCACTTGCCTTCTATTAAAATCGTTAGAATCTTTTGCTTGCTAATCGGTTGCTCGCTACGGCTGAATAAAAGCTCAACAGTCCAAAATTCAGGGGTAAGCATGAACGTTTCAACCAAATCGGGATCTAAATGCGCCTCCTTGCTTTGCCGCTGTAACATTAAAAATAATCCTTGGGCTGTCAGTGGCCAGCGTTCCGTTCTTGCAAAATGAATGAGTGCATCAAACTGTTTATCGCTTAAGCTCGGATAGACGGGCAGGTTGATCAGCTCGCCTGTGGCCGCATGCTTCCAGACTAGAAGCCTTTTTTGCTGAGGCTGATTATCTGGCGGAAGAGCGCGTTGAATATCAAAGTAGTGAAAGGCGATCAAGCACGATAACGCTAAATCCCGTTCGGCATATCCATTTTCGACGAGTTGATTGCGTGTGAGGCGATTGACTAGAGAATAGAAAGGCAGCTTATAAAGCTGGGCAACAACTTCGGTGCACCCGCGATGGTCTGCTAAAGGCAACTGTTGCTGGCTATCGCTTGCGGGCCTAAGTTCGCAGTAAGGAGTCGGGGGCCTCTCGCGCATCATCCAATACGAAAGAAGTCCTAAAACACCCATATTGAGCGCACCGCTAATGAGAAGCGCTTGCGTCAGCCGTCGAATTTTTTTTAATAACAATGAAGGGTCGTTTGTCATAATTTGAGCATCTAGTCTCAATCAATTGAGATAAATCCATTTTTGAGTTTTGCCCTTTGGACTATATCAAAGCATCGGATATGGCAAATGACAGGCAGGCACGCATGGCAACTAGGGGCCGGCTTATCATTTTTTATCTGCGAGAGCTTTACGTCGGTTCAAAGGGCAGAAAAATCAAAACTCAGGTTAAAAGCAATCTAGCCGAAAGATAAAAATAGCGAAGTTCAATTCGACTGATTGCCTTTATTTTTTTAATCGTTCTTTTAAGTCATTCAGTTCCTGGCGCACGCCATCTGGCAATCTATCACCGAATAATGCATAATAATGTTCTAATTCTTCGCTTTCCTTCATCCACGCTTGATTATCTACGATTAGCAACTGCTGCATGTCTTGCGGCTTGATGTTAAGGCTTGTGGTATCAATTGCGCCTTCTGCAGGAAGAATGCCTATTGGAGTATGGACGGCATGCTCTTTTCCCGATGTGCGCTCAAAAATCCATTTAAGAACTCGGCTGTTTTCTCCGAATCCAGGCCATAGGTACTGGCCATCTGCCCCTTTTCGAAACCAATTGACGTAATAAATTCTTGGCAATTTGGACGCATCGCTTTTTTCTCCTATGGACAACCAATGGGCAAAATAATCGCCCATGTTATAACCACAAAAAGGAAGCATGGCGAAAGGGTCATGGCGCAATTTTCCTACCTCGCCTGTTGCAGCAGCGGTTGTTTCCGATGAGATCATGGATCCCAAAAATGTTCCGTGCTGCCAACTAAAGGCCTCGTTTACAAGCGGAACGACGCTTGAACGTCTGCCGCCGAATAGAATAGCCGAAATGGGAACTCCTTTCGGATCTTCCCAAGAGGGATCAATGGCGGGGCATTGAGAAGCCGGTACTGTGAAGCGCGAATTG comes from Candidatus Protochlamydia phocaeensis and encodes:
- a CDS encoding RasGEF domain-containing protein; its protein translation is MHNIHPHSPSPSLLTQEEAKALAEAKISVKAEEGQKIGIITTASGRSFSVKLVSRDGSFLNQTTLEQMAGKVAYMLLQNGLLTDQFQGARINQEGIALKKHQEGNKAPEGNKTPEKSSSKEDILYDNPIKHTEASLKAYQALTTFARERLTKSEESNRDTKPSDLGSQAPLPLKTPQSDLQNPKAPLSGTEKAPSPLASEETEKASQRPQTIETPPTELPKEKKEALLSKEDKDIYRNKIDQLMEKSLELATGNKQTSHKLTLRDGELQIAERRLGVKGRQGTSKQARQTAKETIALLKIGLENNLFNQNDVKKLENLKENLAKQLEATLNKQPELQEEFDQVFANIDQQKANFPKVETFADKIKALQLQAVKESKEDPKAGLKAIFNFLLQPEQKEFRQLFAAAGRSMSFIKEDKDNVALLIDIMKAKLDEHVKKREAHEPGNPYDLKPDVIAEKEVIFTLARELVERGMINPEDVKDLVKIGKEDKKFTIKDLASNLDHAKPAANPQAANIVANLKVQDSQVSIREELHKIAKGNGTKGFMENFASDLSRLSAIGIKNIHSSELNNQAWSKKDKREETSPNVVFSTRLTNQISDMLSTSLVLNGSLSPKDRTRLYEFYVKTAYYLANEHVPRDYNTVQSILAAIENSSVYNLRKQDEEVDGIKLSKKTTEQLEELRFIFNSSGSYKNQRIRYRQAQESGTPYIPYLGTMLTDMTFILDGNKEKFAENTLPQQAQGHDILNLGALKLAGGVHRDLELAQQMIEISKPPHNMSSQPSYEPLHYDLQGQLLQIDFPNADEILGERRKELRKKKA
- a CDS encoding sigma-54-dependent transcriptional regulator is translated as MSIEKILVVDDELLMRNFLVEALKRKNIEAVAAENGEKAVKLLQDQAFDMVITDMKMPGLSGMDVLRKVKELSPRTLVIVITAFGTIENAVEAMKAGAFHYLIKPFSLESLLANIEKANQHVALVEENDYLREQVAGNRYAREVIAESPAMKQVLKDIERIAKSNANVFINGETGTGKEVIAHVIHYSSPRANQPFIKVNCAAVPETLVESEFFGHEKGAFTGASTKRLGRFELANGGSLLLDEITEIPLVLQAKLLRVTQEQEFERVGGSKPIKVDVRLISTSNRDMKEAIASKVLREDLYYRLNVVPIYLPPLRERREDIIPLAEHFMERMCRENHLERKRLSTEAQNKLLQYRWPGNVRELANVIERSIVMDPGKVIQGDHLYLEEAGVNMIAGKTIQELEKQLIVETLQMHQNRTKAAETLGISLKELRSKLQEYNLT
- a CDS encoding two-component system sensor histidine kinase NtrB, which translates into the protein MTNSQTLRPEEGSEQGIVLTQAFKQFSLETERLELAYGSLQEQFKGIQRSLQESHMRLAGKLAELDFVTHYLEAILQHISQGILFIDANGVVTTYNAAAESLLGIPRKELLFHPFCDFFSDPFLGFSLKEALHSNFCPKVSFVSWTTKEGEKKELEVEATFVALGSQSYPLDYRQPTESPIQGLLVLIRNITEVRRLQQIANRHDRLKELGEMAAHLAHEIRNPLGGIKGFATLLHQDLRDRPDLQQMATYIMEGTDSLNHFVSNILNYTRPFHPHFELIDIIGYLEEMRPLLQADQAWNERLFFEFNKKVPHLVLPIDPDLFKSALLNLFVNAIQAMPEGGKLSVTVDQEKDYGLILIQDTGIGIPKDDLPKIFSPFFTTKEGGTGLGLAEVHKVIQAHQGWIEVQSEIGKGTTFMIKLPLKAVE
- the rpsD gene encoding 30S ribosomal protein S4, with the translated sequence MARYTGNKNRIARRYGVNIFGRARNPLLHKPNPPGVHGARRRKKSDYGLQLEEKQKLKAIYGMLSEKQLVAYYKKALRLEGNTANHFVEMLECRLDNIVYRLKFASTIFAAQQLVSHGHILVDGQKVDRRSFQVKPGMVISIKEKSRKIKIIGESMDSPSRSVPEYLSFDKDHFSGQLLARPMFEQMPWPIEISLPVVCDFLAHTT
- the yidD gene encoding membrane protein insertion efficiency factor YidD, which codes for MKTIPKKIFIFLIKIYQLTISPLLGLTCRFYPSCSHYMIEALQKHGIFKGAWLGLKRIARCHPWNPGGHDPVP
- a CDS encoding glycosyltransferase — encoded protein: MNKEKNPLIYASAPLISVVIPAYNQAPFLPAALDSVLAQTYTLLDVIVIDDGSTDETAAICQQFSRKDPRIRWLAQPNQGPSAARNRGIALAKGEYICLLDGDDVMDSRRIAYQYAVFKDNPQVDIVFTALRIIDIDGHFLGEMHSLDYPPENFLAHMFFRNAIPGPSTIMAKRACLITHPYHEQFKHAEDYELMMRLAHLYRFKYLDIPLTSYRRHKENLSNDLAAHRQAELKVLRQYSPSHIDAVIERANLSPPEKKLLKGKIFFNRENFKESLEIFQSLDIPLAHFYAGNCYIKLNQFDQALREYVFSLQQDPSNAACQNNLGVVYAYQSDNELAKASFEKALNLKPGYLDAQHNLSHSSSPPSLRFTWRELRQDLLPYQP
- a CDS encoding class I SAM-dependent methyltransferase produces the protein MFIFVFACSLCCMLEATNNKDEPLSNQVWSQFGPLRHAYVAGRKEKPQEVFNILRSYVSLDARILDLGAGTGISTRQLFKNGFKHVIGVDRDFLMLEEARAANTKPFSIKYLQGDVGQGLPFPDAEFDVVTAFSAFHWFANPSSIHEVKRLLKPGGYYFIVGANRYSKEQKPDNPLSSGIKKIIEEAIGQKLPKKNVDSLQDLESQGFKIILNARIPYIHQYTKEEYLESIQSHSYWNFIRNVPPQVQQKVLRKIERFVNSFVDENGHIQQEGIVVVILAQSPESSD